A region from the Myxococcus virescens genome encodes:
- a CDS encoding ELWxxDGT repeat protein → MGPATLLKDIYPPPPGPFPDPLGGPSPTELVSFRGKLFFSAFDFEADRGALWRSAGTTASTVPVKHLDDSPGRLTVVGRQLFFIEGFMEHGADLWVSDGTTAGTRQVKDLAPEGGTASLADFIAVGNTLYFFRSVRPTLIATENLELWRSDGTSAGTVRVKDLGPRDTVNGPFDLASVGNRLFMSLGVPDTGVELWVSDGSASGTRLVKDINPGAASSFPRNLTQAEGVLYFSADDAVHGREVWRSDGTAQGTELVEDTVPGPQGSEAQIFALFKERLYFATFTPGFTVTEIRKLDPDPSCHPRSNLVASIPNPYADLPLDFFIFVATSTATERKLYFTLFYDIGSPAPFDVQLWRTDATAQGTKLLYQPLIVSPDLRPPTPVPTDDGRVVFYAFDEAHGHELWVSNGQPSGTRLLQDIVPGPASSYPQDLLRVGDFIYFTALDGQLGREIWVLPVPRPQVANH, encoded by the coding sequence TTGGGGCCCGCCACGCTGTTGAAGGACATCTACCCGCCTCCCCCGGGGCCATTCCCGGACCCGCTGGGTGGCCCGTCGCCAACGGAGCTGGTGTCCTTCCGCGGCAAGCTCTTCTTCTCGGCCTTCGACTTCGAGGCGGACCGAGGCGCGCTGTGGCGAAGCGCGGGCACGACAGCGAGCACGGTCCCCGTGAAGCACCTGGACGATTCTCCCGGACGGCTGACCGTCGTCGGCCGGCAGCTCTTCTTCATTGAAGGCTTCATGGAACACGGCGCGGACCTGTGGGTGAGTGATGGCACCACTGCGGGCACGCGTCAGGTGAAGGACCTCGCCCCGGAGGGCGGCACCGCCTCCCTGGCTGACTTCATCGCGGTGGGCAACACGCTCTACTTCTTCCGGTCGGTCCGGCCCACCCTCATCGCCACCGAGAACCTGGAGCTGTGGCGCAGTGATGGCACCTCGGCCGGCACGGTGCGCGTGAAGGACCTGGGACCGAGGGACACCGTGAACGGGCCCTTTGACCTGGCGAGCGTGGGCAACCGCCTCTTCATGAGCCTCGGGGTGCCCGACACCGGAGTGGAGCTCTGGGTGAGTGACGGCAGCGCCTCCGGAACCCGCCTCGTCAAGGACATCAACCCGGGTGCCGCGTCCTCGTTCCCTCGGAACCTGACGCAAGCGGAGGGAGTGCTCTACTTCTCCGCGGACGACGCCGTGCACGGCCGTGAAGTGTGGCGCAGCGATGGCACGGCCCAGGGCACGGAGCTGGTCGAGGACACCGTTCCCGGCCCTCAGGGCTCGGAAGCGCAAATCTTCGCCCTGTTCAAGGAGCGCCTCTACTTCGCCACCTTCACACCGGGCTTCACGGTGACGGAGATTCGCAAGCTCGACCCGGACCCCTCCTGCCACCCGCGCTCGAATCTCGTCGCGAGCATCCCCAACCCCTACGCCGACCTTCCTCTCGATTTCTTCATCTTCGTCGCCACGTCCACGGCGACCGAGAGAAAGCTCTACTTCACGCTCTTCTACGACATCGGCAGCCCCGCCCCCTTCGACGTCCAGCTGTGGCGGACCGATGCCACCGCCCAGGGAACGAAGCTGCTGTACCAGCCACTCATCGTCTCTCCGGACCTCCGACCGCCCACGCCAGTCCCCACCGATGACGGCCGCGTCGTCTTCTACGCCTTCGATGAAGCGCACGGCCACGAGCTTTGGGTGAGCAACGGACAGCCGAGCGGCACCAGGCTCCTGCAGGACATCGTCCCGGGCCCCGCCTCTTCCTATCCGCAGGACCTGCTGCGCGTAGGCGACTTCATCTACTTCACGGCACTGGATGGGCAGCTCGGCCGGGAGATCTGGGTATTGCCTGTGCCGAGGCCTCAAGTCGCGAATCACTGA
- a CDS encoding calmodulin yields the protein MANPVRFAFTQSAQPNLEFIVELSDEKTIAHARKILSGEEKNEVHVHGRIIKRAAAYNPKFSFHLDPNTIRFFSMAIEVCDANMTYVEDHLDEAGGAFLPGGHWCPWDSKLTREIA from the coding sequence ATGGCAAACCCGGTTCGTTTCGCATTTACGCAGAGCGCCCAGCCCAACCTGGAGTTCATCGTCGAGCTGTCTGACGAGAAGACGATTGCACACGCACGGAAGATTCTCTCTGGCGAGGAGAAGAACGAAGTCCACGTCCACGGACGCATCATCAAGCGGGCCGCGGCCTACAACCCGAAGTTCTCCTTCCACCTGGACCCGAACACCATCCGCTTCTTCTCGATGGCCATCGAGGTCTGCGATGCCAACATGACGTATGTGGAAGACCACCTCGACGAGGCGGGCGGTGCATTCCTCCCGGGCGGACACTGGTGCCCGTGGGACTCCAAGCTGACGCGCGAAATCGCCTGA
- a CDS encoding TetR/AcrR family transcriptional regulator — MEHVKPLRADGRRNRERIVAVAAELVGRDGAQVSLEEIARRAGVGSATLHRHFPSRQSLLEAVFRDGVAQLCARASSQPGADPAAELAAWLEDLTVYTVTHRGLAAALLTGPDGLTAEEVCSTDKLLDVLSVLVARASSAGAIHARATTQDLLMLANAIAVANEDDPLTASRVLRLALTGIWP, encoded by the coding sequence GTGGAGCATGTGAAGCCGTTGCGAGCGGATGGGCGGCGCAATCGGGAGCGGATTGTCGCGGTCGCCGCGGAGCTGGTCGGCAGGGATGGTGCGCAGGTGTCGCTCGAGGAGATCGCGCGGCGGGCGGGGGTAGGCTCGGCGACGCTGCACCGGCACTTTCCCTCGCGGCAGTCGCTGTTGGAGGCGGTATTCCGCGATGGCGTCGCGCAACTCTGTGCGCGGGCATCCTCGCAACCGGGAGCGGATCCCGCCGCGGAATTGGCGGCCTGGCTCGAGGACTTGACGGTTTACACAGTGACCCACCGCGGGCTTGCCGCAGCGCTGTTGACCGGCCCGGATGGCCTTACGGCTGAGGAGGTCTGCTCCACCGACAAGCTGCTCGATGTGTTGAGCGTTCTGGTGGCGCGGGCGTCATCAGCAGGCGCGATTCATGCCCGTGCCACGACGCAGGACTTGCTGATGCTGGCGAACGCGATTGCCGTCGCCAACGAAGACGATCCGCTCACCGCGAGCCGGGTGCTGCGCCTCGCGCTCACCGGCATCTGGCCGTGA
- a CDS encoding NmrA family NAD(P)-binding protein, producing the protein MSSNECVLVTAATGRQGGATARALLAEGGTPVRVMVRNPKAPNAKALAEAGAEVVVGDLDDPASLRAACAGARAVFSMQSPIISTTGVDYSKELQQGRNLVEAALAEGVETFVHTATSGVGDHRNVEGWAEGRWKSHETYWENKLATCDLVRSAGFKHWTLILPATFMDHPMLDPAGFVDGHRLLTVIRTDQTIALVAPEDIGKAAAAALNNPATFNGVTLQLASDLLTLPQIAEVLSRLDGKEYIVQVSTVEEAVAAGLHPGVAQGLTYMNVAPVLARPEIARSYGLSPMSFETWARQRRELA; encoded by the coding sequence ATGAGCAGCAACGAATGCGTTCTCGTCACCGCTGCCACGGGGCGTCAGGGCGGCGCCACCGCCCGAGCGCTGCTGGCCGAAGGCGGCACCCCGGTGCGTGTGATGGTGCGCAATCCCAAGGCGCCAAACGCGAAGGCCCTCGCGGAGGCTGGCGCCGAGGTGGTCGTCGGAGACCTCGACGATCCGGCGTCGTTGCGCGCGGCCTGCGCTGGGGCACGGGCGGTCTTCTCGATGCAGTCCCCCATCATCTCCACGACCGGCGTCGACTACAGCAAGGAACTCCAGCAAGGGAGGAACCTCGTCGAGGCCGCGCTTGCCGAAGGTGTCGAAACGTTCGTGCATACCGCGACCTCCGGTGTCGGCGACCACCGAAACGTCGAGGGCTGGGCGGAGGGGCGCTGGAAGTCGCACGAGACGTATTGGGAGAACAAGCTTGCCACCTGCGACCTCGTCCGCAGCGCGGGATTCAAGCACTGGACCCTCATCCTGCCCGCCACCTTCATGGATCATCCGATGTTGGATCCGGCTGGCTTCGTCGACGGGCACCGGTTGCTCACGGTGATCAGGACCGATCAAACCATCGCGTTGGTCGCGCCAGAGGACATCGGCAAGGCGGCCGCGGCGGCGCTCAACAATCCCGCGACGTTCAACGGCGTGACGCTGCAGCTCGCGAGTGACCTGCTCACGCTTCCTCAGATCGCCGAGGTCCTCTCGCGCCTCGACGGCAAGGAGTACATCGTCCAGGTCAGCACGGTCGAGGAGGCCGTCGCGGCCGGCCTGCATCCCGGCGTGGCGCAAGGCCTGACGTACATGAACGTCGCCCCGGTGCTGGCGCGGCCCGAGATCGCGCGGTCCTATGGCCTTTCGCCCATGAGCTTCGAGACCTGGGCGCGCCAGCGTCGCGAGCTGGCCTGA
- a CDS encoding methyltransferase: protein MDFQARLEALTHQLRPWSPLWSRSILQGWPGSGVAYPEDWLAYARSLDEAGERRLDQGALAGVPPPALDALLGALQELTALPWHEGLHALTVAETQGLSAKKTHELERVLALLAPRTRFIHQAVDIGGGMGHLARLCARTFGWTFHSIDRDAALQDKGRRWLTRTHPPGGDTLCFIQASVEDGLQPQLDPLFSGWDRASLGLHTCGPLALTQIRKSQGAGFVLNIGCCYDKLEVPRDYPVSRFGSEHPLPFTPHALALTTRGRHHKTEEEFARMKRVYAWRFAFDLLSRRHFPERGFVRAGDAPRALYAERFAVYARDRLERLGLDPGMTDAELNAFEVSVRAETRDLLLCHLLRDRFARALEVVLLLDRAILLEESGFQVELLQLFDPRQSPRNLALIASRSA, encoded by the coding sequence ATGGACTTCCAGGCGCGACTCGAAGCGCTCACGCACCAACTCCGGCCCTGGTCCCCGCTCTGGTCCCGCTCCATCCTTCAGGGCTGGCCCGGGTCCGGCGTCGCCTATCCCGAGGACTGGCTGGCCTATGCCCGGTCGCTCGATGAAGCGGGCGAGCGGCGGCTGGACCAGGGGGCGCTCGCGGGCGTCCCGCCTCCGGCCCTGGACGCACTCCTGGGGGCGCTCCAGGAACTGACGGCGCTGCCCTGGCACGAGGGCCTTCACGCGCTGACGGTCGCGGAGACGCAGGGCCTCAGCGCCAAGAAGACCCACGAGCTCGAGCGAGTGCTCGCCCTGCTCGCGCCGAGAACGCGCTTCATCCACCAGGCGGTCGATATTGGCGGCGGCATGGGACATCTCGCCCGCCTCTGTGCGCGGACGTTCGGGTGGACCTTCCACAGCATCGATCGGGACGCCGCGTTGCAGGACAAGGGCCGACGGTGGCTGACGAGAACCCATCCCCCAGGCGGTGACACCCTGTGTTTCATCCAGGCCTCCGTCGAGGACGGACTCCAACCACAGCTCGATCCGCTCTTCTCCGGCTGGGACCGGGCCTCGCTCGGCCTGCACACCTGCGGGCCGCTCGCCCTCACGCAGATTCGCAAGAGCCAGGGAGCGGGCTTCGTCCTGAACATCGGCTGCTGCTACGACAAGCTGGAGGTCCCGCGGGATTACCCCGTCTCCCGCTTCGGGAGCGAACATCCGTTGCCCTTTACCCCACATGCCCTGGCGTTGACGACGCGGGGACGGCATCACAAGACCGAGGAGGAGTTCGCGCGGATGAAGCGGGTGTATGCGTGGCGCTTCGCGTTCGATCTCCTATCGAGGCGGCACTTTCCCGAACGCGGCTTCGTGAGAGCAGGCGACGCGCCCCGGGCGCTTTACGCCGAACGCTTCGCCGTCTACGCGCGCGACCGCCTGGAGCGACTGGGCCTCGATCCCGGCATGACGGACGCCGAGCTGAATGCCTTCGAGGTGTCCGTTCGCGCCGAGACACGAGACCTGTTGCTCTGCCATCTGCTGAGGGACCGCTTCGCGAGGGCGTTGGAGGTCGTGCTCCTGCTTGATCGCGCAATCCTTCTGGAGGAATCGGGCTTCCAGGTCGAGCTCCTCCAACTCTTCGATCCGCGCCAGTCTCCGCGCAACCTCGCACTCATCGCGTCGCGGAGCGCTTGA
- a CDS encoding exo-alpha-sialidase — MAKRTSAVGRGTWGWLFGGLLLSSGAVAHEVPRRFEEKFGPVLNLSDTPTFNFEYAIAASGDDVYVVWSDTPAGGTTSVFLRRSSDRGRSFSPPQLLSSGVTPAFIPSVFAEGKKVYVAWSEQGIQFRASHDHGRTFEPPLTLSTSGFTPRLAAENSDVYVTWGVSTGEESVDQLFRASHDRGQSFGPTLTIDNGQEIGVTEIVASNNGVFLVGDDAGVDDIPDVRFRRSTDEGRTFDPLINLSVTQGPLQPSQRARIAVKEQKVHVVWEECNDFFPTLCDIVYRRSPNRGVTFEPAVVLSDGVGLALAPDLEVSGQHVFVAWQDNGPGNFDIFLRISDDRGDSFAKVRNLSKSSGDSGAVSLSAEDEFLRVAWEDSTPGPTDIFYRASGDFGDSFGPIKNLSDSPVRSSAPRVLSSEQGKNGYVGWLEDLSDDNTDVFFRRTEVK; from the coding sequence ATGGCGAAACGGACGAGCGCGGTGGGCCGCGGAACCTGGGGCTGGCTTTTCGGAGGGTTGCTGTTGTCCTCTGGGGCCGTGGCCCACGAAGTTCCAAGACGGTTCGAGGAGAAGTTCGGCCCGGTGTTGAACCTGAGCGACACGCCAACCTTCAACTTCGAGTACGCGATAGCCGCCTCAGGAGACGACGTCTATGTCGTCTGGAGTGACACCCCGGCCGGGGGCACCACCAGCGTCTTCCTGCGAAGGAGCTCGGACCGGGGCAGGAGCTTCAGCCCTCCCCAGCTTCTGAGCAGCGGCGTCACGCCCGCCTTCATCCCATCCGTGTTCGCGGAGGGGAAGAAGGTCTACGTCGCATGGAGCGAGCAAGGCATCCAGTTCCGCGCGAGCCACGACCACGGCAGGACGTTCGAGCCGCCCCTGACACTCAGCACCAGCGGCTTCACTCCCCGGCTCGCGGCGGAGAACAGCGACGTGTACGTGACGTGGGGCGTCTCGACCGGTGAGGAGTCAGTCGACCAGCTCTTCCGAGCGAGCCACGATCGAGGCCAGAGCTTTGGCCCCACGCTGACCATCGACAACGGCCAGGAGATTGGCGTCACGGAAATCGTCGCGTCGAACAACGGAGTCTTCCTGGTCGGCGATGACGCGGGAGTGGATGACATTCCCGACGTGCGATTCCGCCGCAGCACCGACGAGGGACGGACCTTCGACCCGCTCATCAACCTCAGCGTCACCCAGGGCCCGCTCCAGCCGTCACAGCGCGCCCGCATCGCGGTAAAAGAGCAGAAGGTCCACGTGGTCTGGGAAGAGTGTAATGACTTCTTCCCCACCCTTTGTGACATCGTCTACCGGCGCAGCCCCAATCGGGGAGTCACCTTCGAGCCGGCCGTGGTCCTGAGCGACGGGGTGGGACTGGCGCTCGCACCGGACCTCGAGGTCTCGGGCCAACACGTCTTCGTGGCGTGGCAGGACAATGGCCCCGGGAACTTCGACATCTTTCTCCGTATCAGCGACGACCGCGGCGACTCGTTCGCCAAGGTCCGCAACCTGAGCAAGAGCTCTGGTGACTCCGGTGCCGTCAGCCTCTCCGCCGAGGACGAGTTCCTTCGCGTCGCATGGGAAGACAGCACGCCGGGCCCCACCGACATCTTCTATCGGGCCAGCGGCGACTTCGGTGATTCCTTCGGGCCCATCAAGAACCTGAGCGACTCCCCCGTGCGGTCCTCAGCCCCACGGGTCCTCTCATCCGAGCAGGGAAAGAACGGCTATGTGGGCTGGCTGGAGGACCTGTCGGACGACAACACGGACGTGTTCTTCCGACGTACCGAGGTGAAGTAA